The following are encoded together in the Equus quagga isolate Etosha38 chromosome 15, UCLA_HA_Equagga_1.0, whole genome shotgun sequence genome:
- the LOC124226411 gene encoding class I histocompatibility antigen, Gogo-B*0103 alpha chain-like, producing the protein MRVTAPRTLLLLLSGTLALTETWAGSHSMRYFYTVTSRPGRGEPRFIAVGYVDDTQFVGFDSDAASPRMEPRAPWMEQEGPEYWERETQSVKGTAQSFRKSLNTIRGNYNQSEAGSHTFQWMSGCDVGPDGRLLRGYGQSAYDGADYLALNEDLRTWTAADAVAQICKRECEAGGVAERVRGYVKGTCVERILRYLEIGKETLQRADPPKTQVTYHPISDHEVTLRCWALGFYPAEITLSWQRDGEDLTQDTEFVETRPAGDGTFQKWAAVVVPSGEEQTYTCRVQHEGLPEPVTLRWEPLPQPTIPIICIIAGLVLLGAVVAGVVMWMKKCSGGKGTNYVVAASSDSAQGSDVSLKAGEPLEA; encoded by the exons ATGAGGGTCACGGCGCCCCGaaccctcctcctgctgctctcggGCACCCTGGCCCTGACCGAGACCTGGGCGG gctcccactccaTGAGGTATTTCTACACCGTCACGTCCCGGCCCGGCCGCGGGGAGCCCCGCTTCATCGCCGTCGGCTACGTGGACGACACGCAGTTTGTGGGGTTCGACAGCGACGCCGCGAGTCCGAGGATGGAGCCGCGGGCGCCGTggatggagcaggaggggccggagTATTGGGAGCGGGAGACGCAGAGCGTCAAGGGCACCGCACAAAGTTTCCGAAAGAGCCTGAACACCATCCGTGGCAACTACAACCAGAGCGAGGCCG GGTCTCACACCTTCCAGTGGATGTCTGGCTGCGACGTGGGGCCGGATGGGCGCCTACTCCGCGGGTACGGGCAATCCGCCTACGACGGCGCCGATTACCTCGCCCTGAACGAGGACCTGCGCACCTGGACCGCGGCGGACGCGGTGGCTCAGATTTGCAAGCGCGAATGTGAAGCAGGCGGTGTGGCGGAGCGCGTCAGGGGCTACGTGAAGGGCACGTGCGTGGAGCGGATCCTCAGATACCTGGAGATCGGGAAGGAGACGCTGCAGCGCGCGG ATCCCCCAAAGACACAGGTGACCTACCACCCCATCTCTGACCATGAGGTCACCCtgaggtgctgggccctgggcttctaCCCTGCGGAGATCACCCTGTCCTGGCAGCGTGATGGAGAGGACCTGACCCAGGACACGGAGTTTGTGGAGACCAGGCCTGCAGGGGACGGGACCTTCCAGAAGTGGGCGGCTGTGGTGGTGCCTTCTGGAGAGGAGCAGACATACACATGCCGTGTGCAGCACGAGGGGCTACCTGAGCCCGTCACCCTGAGATGGG agccACTGCCTCAGCCCACCATTCCCATCATTTGCATCATTGCTGGCCTGGTTCTCCTTGGAGCTGTGGTGGCTGGAGTTGTGATGTGGATGAAGAAGTGCTCAG gtggaaaaggaacaaactatgtTGTGGCTGCAA GCAGTGACAGTGCCCAGGGCTCTGATGTGTCTCTCAAGGCAGGTGAGCCCCTGGAGGCCTGA